One window from the genome of Myxococcus fulvus encodes:
- a CDS encoding sensor histidine kinase translates to MVSSAALSLVLMGAFFTLFSYDLEDTLFARLVATAMDGRGGAGAMPLGIRTYVGHESLPSWLRAEVPSDALGGEYEIFPPGHGHFHVAVRPDVSTGLTRYGVLDTTELTRTTRQLRRTSGLLVVSAMLALLGAAGLSLLVARRLGVPLERLVAQVQSGQAPRDEDIVVTEVRALSQALSARDVRIQELLERERAFNRDASHELRTPLAVAQGAVEILELDPPRDSATFGRLRQAVLQMGLLTEGILWLARPGRSDETCGLVGISRELLALYGDHLARGDVELVLEATGEVVVPLPGSVARVMLGNLIKNALAYTEEGRIVIRVTPESWSIEDTGVGFGRSEPEQRGFGVGLSLVERLARRFQWTLDLRAVEPHGTHVRLTWPS, encoded by the coding sequence ATGGTGTCGTCCGCGGCGCTCTCGCTGGTCCTCATGGGGGCGTTCTTCACGCTCTTCAGCTACGACCTCGAGGACACCCTCTTCGCGCGGCTCGTCGCCACCGCGATGGATGGGCGTGGCGGTGCTGGGGCGATGCCACTCGGCATCAGGACCTATGTCGGCCACGAGAGCCTGCCGTCGTGGCTCCGGGCGGAGGTGCCCTCGGACGCGCTGGGTGGCGAGTACGAAATCTTTCCTCCCGGGCATGGACACTTCCATGTCGCGGTGCGACCGGACGTGTCGACGGGCCTCACGCGCTACGGCGTGCTCGACACGACGGAGCTGACCCGCACCACGCGCCAGCTGCGTCGCACGTCGGGCCTTTTGGTGGTGAGCGCCATGCTTGCGCTGCTGGGGGCCGCCGGGCTCTCCCTGCTGGTCGCCAGGCGGCTGGGGGTTCCGCTGGAGCGGCTCGTCGCGCAGGTCCAGTCGGGCCAGGCGCCGCGAGACGAGGACATCGTCGTCACCGAGGTGCGGGCCCTGTCCCAGGCCTTGAGTGCCCGGGATGTCCGCATCCAGGAGCTGTTGGAGCGGGAGCGGGCGTTCAACCGGGACGCCAGTCATGAGCTGCGCACGCCGCTCGCCGTGGCCCAGGGCGCGGTGGAGATACTGGAGCTGGACCCGCCCAGGGACTCGGCGACCTTCGGGCGGCTGCGGCAGGCGGTCCTCCAGATGGGCCTGCTGACGGAGGGCATCCTCTGGCTGGCGCGGCCGGGGCGCTCGGATGAGACGTGTGGACTGGTGGGCATCTCTCGCGAGCTGCTCGCGCTGTACGGTGACCACCTCGCTCGGGGAGACGTGGAGCTCGTCCTCGAGGCGACGGGCGAGGTCGTCGTGCCGCTGCCCGGCTCCGTGGCGCGGGTGATGCTGGGCAACCTCATCAAGAACGCGCTCGCGTATACGGAGGAGGGGCGCATCGTCATCCGCGTCACGCCCGAGTCATGGAGCATCGAAGACACGGGGGTGGGCTTCGGTCGGAGCGAGCCCGAGCAGCGAGGCTTCGGGGTGGGCCTGTCGCTCGTGGAGCGGCTGGCGCGCCGGTTCCAGTGGACGCTGGACCTCCGCGCGGTGGAGCCGCATGGCACACATGTCCGGCTGACCTGGCCTTCGTGA
- a CDS encoding response regulator transcription factor encodes MRVLVVEDNRDLQANIERFLGADFQLDFAATGPQGLTLALSHEYDVIVLDLMLPGMSGIELCQRYRQLAARLVPILMLTARDTLEDKEEGFRAGADDYLVKPFSLRELRLRLQALARRPVPPSGRRLTVGSLTLEPDTGQARRGERGVRLNRTEALLLKLLMESAPEPVSTATLAHQLWGDDAPESSALRTHVYALRGALAELGMGDGITTHRNKGYSLEARED; translated from the coding sequence ATGCGAGTGCTCGTCGTCGAAGACAACCGTGACCTCCAGGCCAACATCGAGAGGTTCCTGGGCGCGGACTTCCAGCTCGACTTCGCCGCCACCGGGCCCCAGGGGCTCACGCTCGCGCTGAGCCACGAGTACGACGTCATCGTGCTGGACCTGATGCTGCCGGGGATGAGCGGCATCGAGCTGTGTCAGCGCTACCGGCAGCTCGCCGCCCGACTGGTGCCCATCCTCATGCTCACCGCGCGCGACACGCTCGAGGACAAGGAGGAGGGCTTCCGGGCAGGCGCGGACGACTACCTGGTCAAGCCGTTCTCGCTGAGGGAGCTGCGGCTGCGGCTCCAGGCCCTGGCGCGCCGCCCCGTGCCTCCGAGCGGTCGGCGTCTGACGGTGGGCTCGCTCACCCTGGAGCCCGACACCGGACAGGCCCGGCGCGGCGAGCGCGGCGTGCGACTCAACCGGACCGAGGCGTTGCTCCTCAAGCTGCTGATGGAGTCCGCGCCCGAGCCCGTGTCGACGGCGACGCTCGCCCATCAGCTCTGGGGCGACGACGCACCGGAGTCCAGCGCCCTGCGCACGCACGTCTATGCGCTGCGAGGCGCGCTCGCCGAGCTGGGGATGGGCGACGGCATCACCACCCACCGCAACAAGGGCTACAGCCTGGAGGCCCGTGAGGACTAG
- a CDS encoding alpha/beta hydrolase: protein MFRWLSLCVLLLSASLARADDPTPSLDVRGADGERIPTRVLEPEGRHANPPIAVLLHGLTRRKEDWLSDAGPTHGGVLKDELLRAGYRVYLLDARLHGERANPEAKPGALAKLAHKGEPARYMKMIADTVRDAHALLSAVLAQGKPPRVLVVGYSMGAQAGLLLAAREKRVTHLITMVPPHIDPSMEEVAPSRHMSTIRQDWLLLTANQDDFAPVADSRALFDAAPSVRKIHKTFDSGHALPREYLDEVRRWLTASHRAPGRKSP, encoded by the coding sequence ATGTTCCGCTGGCTGTCGCTGTGCGTGCTGTTGCTGTCCGCCTCCCTCGCCCGGGCCGATGACCCGACGCCATCGCTGGACGTTCGCGGCGCGGATGGAGAGCGCATCCCCACGCGGGTGCTCGAGCCCGAAGGGCGCCACGCGAATCCACCCATCGCCGTCCTGCTGCACGGCCTCACGCGCCGCAAGGAGGACTGGCTGTCGGACGCGGGGCCCACGCATGGCGGGGTCCTGAAGGACGAACTCCTGCGGGCCGGCTACCGCGTCTATCTCCTCGATGCGCGACTGCACGGAGAGCGGGCGAACCCCGAGGCGAAGCCCGGGGCGCTCGCGAAGCTGGCTCACAAGGGCGAGCCCGCGCGGTACATGAAGATGATCGCTGACACCGTGCGGGATGCCCACGCGCTGCTGTCCGCGGTGCTCGCCCAGGGCAAGCCGCCGCGCGTGCTCGTCGTCGGGTACAGCATGGGCGCCCAGGCGGGGCTCCTCCTGGCGGCGCGTGAGAAGCGCGTCACCCACCTCATCACCATGGTGCCGCCCCACATCGACCCGTCGATGGAGGAGGTCGCCCCGTCGCGGCACATGTCGACGATTCGCCAGGACTGGTTGCTGCTGACCGCGAACCAGGATGACTTCGCGCCCGTCGCCGACAGCCGCGCCCTGTTCGACGCCGCTCCGTCCGTGCGCAAGATTCACAAGACGTTCGACAGTGGACACGCCCTCCCCAGGGAATACCTGGACGAGGTGCGGCGCTGGCTCACGGCGAGCCACCGCGCGCCCGGGCGCAAGTCGCCCTGA
- a CDS encoding GAF domain-containing sensor histidine kinase → MKFLGELDETSRARTQRCNRRLTDPNRLQAIRETGLMDTPQEEAFDRLARLAAQLLDVPLTIMSLVDSERQFFKADFGLPSPFRESRQLPIDASLCRYTLEGDPIISGNAPADPFLKFHPSTGPWGIVALIVLPLINPEGHVLGTFCCIQPKVREWTEQDLTVMRELTASIMTEINLRNQIQKLKAEQNLRDTFVAALTHDLRTPLSVAKMSVQVLGKRHADLPGVQTSVARVSGSLDRAERMIQNLLDASRLQAGKRVSLEMTECDFHALTSQTLDELAALYPDRFVLKAQGLFKMRGDPLGLRRIVENLASNAAKYGAPGTPIEVLLSRDGRQLVLQVRNQGTPIPATDLQTIFEPFHRTVSATVSAQKGWGLGLPLVKGLAEAHGGKVRVTSSIEEGTCFTVTLPDEAGSFDISFLGMSRGA, encoded by the coding sequence ATGAAGTTCCTTGGTGAACTGGACGAGACCTCTCGAGCACGGACCCAACGCTGCAACCGCCGTCTCACGGACCCGAACCGGCTGCAGGCCATCCGGGAGACCGGGTTGATGGACACGCCCCAGGAGGAGGCGTTCGACCGCCTCGCGCGGCTGGCGGCGCAGCTGCTCGACGTGCCGTTGACCATCATGTCCCTGGTGGACTCCGAGCGGCAGTTCTTCAAGGCGGACTTCGGGCTGCCCTCGCCGTTCCGGGAGAGCCGGCAGCTCCCCATCGACGCCTCGCTGTGCCGCTACACGCTCGAGGGAGACCCCATCATCTCCGGGAACGCGCCCGCGGACCCGTTCCTGAAGTTCCATCCCTCGACCGGCCCCTGGGGCATCGTCGCCCTCATCGTGCTCCCGTTGATCAACCCCGAGGGGCACGTGCTGGGGACCTTCTGCTGCATCCAACCGAAGGTGCGCGAGTGGACCGAGCAGGACCTCACGGTGATGCGCGAGCTGACGGCGTCCATCATGACGGAGATCAACCTCCGCAATCAGATACAGAAGCTCAAGGCCGAGCAGAACCTCCGGGACACCTTCGTCGCGGCGCTCACGCACGACCTGCGCACCCCGCTGTCGGTGGCGAAGATGAGCGTGCAGGTGTTGGGCAAGCGCCACGCGGACCTGCCGGGCGTGCAGACCTCCGTGGCCCGGGTGAGCGGGAGCCTGGACCGCGCGGAGCGGATGATCCAGAACCTGCTGGACGCAAGCCGCCTCCAGGCCGGCAAGCGGGTGTCGCTCGAGATGACGGAGTGTGACTTCCACGCGCTCACGTCGCAGACGCTGGACGAGCTCGCCGCGCTCTATCCGGACCGCTTCGTCCTGAAGGCGCAGGGCCTGTTCAAGATGAGGGGGGACCCGCTGGGGCTGCGCCGCATCGTCGAGAACCTGGCCTCCAACGCGGCGAAGTACGGCGCGCCGGGCACGCCGATTGAAGTCCTGCTCTCACGCGACGGACGGCAGCTGGTGCTCCAGGTGCGCAACCAGGGCACGCCCATCCCCGCCACCGACTTGCAGACCATCTTCGAGCCGTTCCACCGCACGGTGTCCGCGACCGTGAGCGCGCAGAAGGGCTGGGGGCTGGGCCTGCCCCTGGTGAAGGGGCTCGCCGAAGCGCATGGTGGCAAGGTCCGCGTGACGAGCTCCATCGAGGAAGGGACCTGCTTCACCGTCACGCTCCCGGACGAGGCGGGGTCCTTCGACATCTCGTTCCTCGGCATGAGCCGCGGCGCCTGA
- a CDS encoding MerR family transcriptional regulator, translating to MSGLLYSIGEVSRITGLTVKALRLYQEKGLLEPSRVDASSGYRYYTEHDISLAHTVRALRDLKLSLEEIHGVLTQLGQGVSLAEQLARVRSRLAEEAASARRAVLALDTLLENQARAETYLRAPPPLVERWLPPVRVAVHRARGRYSDASVFFPRLFAACGPHVAGAPFCLFHEAEYREDDADQSWCVPLPPGATPEGVAILELPEVQAVTLAHAGPPHSVGPSWARLFAHLHGKERTPCVPLRETYLRVDSAQGVSWRSELALSWEANPT from the coding sequence GTGAGCGGGCTGCTGTACTCCATCGGCGAGGTGTCTCGCATCACCGGGCTCACCGTGAAGGCGTTGCGGCTCTACCAGGAGAAGGGGCTGCTCGAGCCCTCTCGCGTGGACGCCTCCTCGGGCTACCGCTACTACACCGAGCACGACATCTCGCTGGCCCACACCGTGCGCGCGCTGCGCGACCTGAAGCTCTCCCTGGAGGAGATTCACGGGGTGCTCACGCAGTTGGGCCAGGGGGTCTCGCTCGCGGAGCAGCTCGCGCGCGTACGCTCCCGGCTCGCCGAGGAGGCCGCCAGCGCGCGCCGCGCCGTGCTCGCGCTGGACACGCTGCTCGAGAACCAGGCGCGGGCGGAGACCTATCTGCGCGCGCCACCGCCCCTCGTCGAACGCTGGCTCCCACCCGTTCGTGTCGCCGTGCACCGGGCCCGGGGGCGCTACTCCGACGCGTCGGTGTTCTTCCCCCGGCTGTTCGCCGCGTGCGGCCCCCACGTGGCCGGGGCGCCCTTCTGTCTCTTCCACGAAGCGGAGTACCGCGAGGACGACGCGGACCAGTCCTGGTGCGTCCCCCTGCCCCCCGGGGCCACCCCGGAGGGCGTCGCCATCCTGGAGCTGCCCGAGGTGCAGGCCGTCACGCTCGCGCACGCCGGACCGCCCCACTCCGTGGGCCCTTCCTGGGCCCGCCTCTTCGCCCACCTCCACGGCAAGGAGCGCACGCCGTGCGTCCCCCTCCGCGAGACCTACCTGCGCGTGGACTCGGCCCAGGGCGTCTCCTGGCGGAGCGAGCTCGCTCTGTCGTGGGAGGCGAACCCGACCTGA
- a CDS encoding alpha/beta fold hydrolase, giving the protein MAAAILGTLILLAGAAAGAWWWMGRALFHPGTVTQVLAARGETLDVPPGQRADASSWQVTEEVRLRHVVVGDGRDVVVVHGGPGLPPAHPWRAAALTGDSLRWHFYDQRGCGASSRPVSQPPPGGTWRALQEVEARLGLAAQLADLERIRRLLGQERLTLVGHSFGALLALLYAAEWPERVDALVLVAPAPLVTMPSEGDDLFTQVRTRLDEPGQRELDAWLKHTFDFPARLKDDESRLAEHFAAFGPLYARAARAERPDARTPEAGSVGGFLSLGLYLSLGRHHDWSGWLRRVRARTLVIHGDQDLQPRSATTRVVEAIPHARRVELAGSGHFPFEEQPETFAATVRAFLQEER; this is encoded by the coding sequence ATGGCGGCGGCAATCCTTGGAACCCTCATCCTGCTGGCGGGCGCGGCGGCGGGCGCCTGGTGGTGGATGGGGCGAGCCCTCTTCCACCCCGGCACCGTGACGCAGGTGCTGGCCGCGCGGGGCGAGACGCTGGACGTTCCACCGGGACAACGCGCCGACGCCTCGTCCTGGCAGGTGACCGAGGAGGTGCGGCTGCGCCACGTCGTCGTGGGCGACGGTCGGGACGTCGTCGTCGTGCACGGCGGCCCTGGCCTGCCTCCAGCGCACCCATGGCGCGCGGCGGCGCTGACAGGCGATTCCCTGCGCTGGCACTTCTATGACCAGCGAGGCTGTGGCGCCTCCTCACGGCCCGTCTCCCAGCCGCCTCCCGGAGGCACCTGGCGGGCCCTGCAGGAAGTGGAGGCCCGCCTGGGACTCGCCGCGCAGCTCGCGGACCTGGAGCGCATCCGGCGCCTGCTCGGCCAGGAGCGCCTGACGTTGGTGGGCCACTCCTTCGGGGCCCTGCTCGCCCTGCTGTACGCGGCGGAGTGGCCGGAGAGGGTGGACGCGCTCGTGCTCGTGGCGCCGGCCCCGTTGGTGACGATGCCCTCGGAGGGCGATGACCTGTTCACCCAGGTGCGCACCCGTCTGGACGAACCCGGACAGCGGGAGCTGGACGCCTGGCTGAAGCACACCTTCGACTTCCCGGCCCGCCTGAAGGACGACGAGTCCCGCCTCGCCGAGCACTTCGCGGCCTTCGGACCGCTGTACGCCCGGGCCGCGCGAGCGGAGCGCCCCGACGCGAGGACTCCCGAGGCCGGGAGCGTCGGAGGCTTCCTCTCGCTCGGGCTCTACCTGAGCCTGGGACGGCATCACGACTGGAGTGGATGGCTGCGCCGGGTGCGCGCGCGCACGCTCGTCATCCATGGCGACCAGGACCTGCAGCCGCGCTCGGCCACCACGCGCGTGGTAGAAGCGATTCCCCACGCGCGGCGGGTGGAGCTGGCGGGCAGCGGGCACTTCCCCTTCGAGGAGCAGCCCGAGACCTTCGCGGCCACGGTGCGCGCCTTCCTCCAGGAGGAGCGGTGA
- a CDS encoding GFA family protein, which translates to MTQSSSLGCACGEVSLRVEKAPIISAECCCDSCRAAVARFRTLPASRLLLGPRDASRFVLYRKDRVHFLQGTDRLAEFRLTPESKTRRVVATCCNTPVFLEFQNGHWLSLYGGLWADATLPPLELRTMTSDLPPGPALPTDVPNSRHQSVAFFIKLLGAWVGMGFRSPKLTFVKAELPR; encoded by the coding sequence ATGACCCAGTCCTCATCGCTCGGCTGCGCCTGCGGGGAAGTCTCCCTGCGGGTGGAGAAGGCCCCCATCATCAGCGCCGAGTGCTGCTGCGACAGCTGTCGCGCGGCCGTCGCGAGATTCCGGACGCTGCCCGCGTCACGGCTGCTCCTGGGACCTCGGGACGCGTCGCGCTTCGTGCTCTACCGCAAGGACCGCGTCCACTTCCTCCAGGGCACGGACCGCCTCGCGGAGTTCCGCCTCACGCCCGAGTCGAAGACCCGCCGCGTCGTCGCCACGTGCTGCAACACGCCCGTCTTCCTCGAGTTCCAGAACGGCCACTGGCTCAGCCTCTATGGTGGCCTCTGGGCCGACGCAACCCTGCCTCCGCTGGAGCTGCGGACGATGACCTCCGACCTGCCGCCCGGGCCCGCGCTCCCCACGGACGTGCCCAACAGCCGGCACCAATCCGTCGCGTTCTTCATCAAGCTGCTCGGCGCGTGGGTGGGGATGGGCTTTCGCAGCCCGAAGCTCACCTTCGTCAAGGCGGAGCTGCCGCGCTGA
- a CDS encoding TetR/AcrR family transcriptional regulator, producing MPRPPKHAPERGDARTRLLEAARDTIRAKGFAATSVEELCQVAEVTKGALFHHFKSKEGLGVAAAEHWKETTTAFFASAPYHAPADPLERVLAYVAFRKSIITGSPAEFCCLVGTLAQEVHASAPDIREACAASIFGHAQTLEADIAAAMRKRRVAGGWTAQGLARHTQTVIQGAFVLAKAGNDAALARESLDHLDRYIRLLFKLPPPEKASP from the coding sequence ATGCCACGCCCCCCGAAGCACGCGCCTGAACGCGGAGATGCCCGGACGCGGCTGCTCGAGGCCGCGCGCGACACGATTCGCGCGAAGGGCTTCGCGGCGACCTCGGTCGAAGAGCTCTGCCAGGTCGCGGAGGTGACGAAGGGCGCCCTCTTCCATCACTTCAAGAGCAAGGAAGGGCTCGGCGTGGCCGCCGCGGAGCACTGGAAGGAGACGACGACCGCCTTCTTCGCGAGCGCGCCCTACCACGCCCCCGCAGACCCGCTCGAGCGGGTCCTCGCCTACGTGGCCTTCCGCAAGTCCATCATCACCGGCAGTCCGGCGGAGTTCTGCTGTCTGGTGGGGACGCTGGCGCAGGAGGTCCACGCAAGCGCGCCCGACATCCGGGAGGCCTGCGCCGCGAGCATCTTCGGTCATGCCCAGACGCTCGAGGCGGACATCGCCGCCGCCATGCGCAAGCGCCGCGTCGCCGGAGGCTGGACGGCCCAGGGCCTGGCACGCCACACCCAGACGGTGATTCAAGGCGCCTTCGTCCTCGCCAAGGCCGGGAACGACGCGGCCCTCGCCAGAGAGAGCCTGGACCACCTGGACCGCTACATCCGCCTGCTCTTCAAGCTCCCGCCCCCGGAGAAAGCCTCACCATGA